In Scytonema millei VB511283, the genomic window TTTGCGTCTGAAGTTGCAGCCCAGAAACAACTTGATGGCATGTTTGCTCAGCAGCAGGTTGAAGCAGCCCAAAGCGAACTCGATCGCGTCACTGTTGCTGCTCAAACTGCTAAAGTCGATCGCGATCGCGCCCAGGAGTTGTTAGAGGCTGGGATCGTTCCCCCGGCTACAGCCGAAAAAGATTTTCTCCGCTACGAACAAGCGCAAGCTGAAGAGAAAAAAGCGCAGGCGCTTCTAGCCCAAGCACAACAGCGATTGAGAGCGGCTCAAGCCGGATTGCAAATCGACGGTTCCCGCACTTTGAGCTATTCCGAGATTCGTCAAAGGGAAATCAATACCGAAATTGCCGACTTACAACGCCAAGCAGCCCAAATGCGCGTAGAAGCGAGAACTACCGAGCTAGAACTAGCAAAACTGATCCAGCAGACCCGATTGAATAAAGTTGTGGTAATTTCCGCTCCGACTACGGGGGCTGTGTGGTCTGTTGATGCCAAAGGTGGAGAGTATCTTGCTTCGAGTACTCCGGTGCTGCGGGTTTTGAATTGTCAAAATCGCTGGGTGGATGCTTTCTTCTCGGAAGATAGTACGAAAAACCTGACCCCAGGAATGGCTGTACAAGTGCGTTTGGTGGGAGGAGGCGATCGCTTCATACCAGGAAAAATAGAATCGCTCCGCAGCGGTTCGGGACGGGTCGCTACAGGCTACGATGTCGCCGTTCCACCCCCAGAAAGCACCCAGAAACAAGTTGCAGTCAGAATCAATCTCGATTGGTCTGCGGCTCCTAATGCCGTCAATTTCTGCGATGTCGGACGCAGTGCCGAAGTTCGCTTTCCGAAGCGTCTCACTCTGTAGCATTTCGAGCTTGAGTTATGAAATCTTCGTGTGGGTTGTTATCGATCGTGAGTCATTGGTAAGACATTTCTGACTTACGACTTACGACTTACGACTTACGACTTCAAAGGATGTAGTTAAGAATGCGATTTAGAACTTCCTGGTATAACCACACAGAACGAGTGCTGATAGTCATAGCACTAATCTTGGTAGGAATTTGGTCGATTCAACAGCTCAACTGGTTGGATTTAATGGCTGAGTTGCTGAATTTTTGGCAGTGGGGACAAGCATCTTTTTCTAATGTGGTTAGTTCCCTGCACGTTCTGCTCTTTCCTTCCGTGCTGGGTGTTGCTGCTGCCACGATCGCAATTCATGCTTTTCCTAGTTTTCCGCCAGTTTGGGTAAGGGTGGCTGTTTCTAGCATAGTGGTGCTGCTAGGCTTACGTTACTTGACTTGGCGATTATTTATCACGCTTAACTTTAGCGATTTTTGGAACGGTAGCCTCAGCTTGTTGTTTTTGGCGATCGATATCGCCGGATTTGTGGTCTGTGTTGCCTCTTTGTGCCACATGAGTTTTATTACCAACCGTTCCCCCCAGGCAGATCGCTTGTCAAAAGCCGTGATTGCTGGGACTTATTGCCCTTGGGTAGACGTGTGGATTCCGACTTACAACGAACCAGTGGAACTGTTGCGACGGACAATTATCGGCTGTCAGGCGATGGATTATGCCAATAAGCGGGTGTATTTGTTAGACGATAAGCGCCGTCCGGCAATGCGATCGCTCGCCGAGGAATTAGGTTGTGTTTATCTCTGTCGCCCCGATAATCGCCATGCAAAAGCAGGTAATCTCAACCATGCCATGAAACAAACTCAAGGGGAATTAATTGTTTCCTTTGATGCTGATTTTATTCCTACTCGCGAATTTCTGACGCGCACGGTGGGATTTTTTCAAGACCCACAAGTTGCTTTAGTGCAAACTCCTCAAACTTTCTATAATGGCGATCCGATCAAGCACAATTTAGGTTTAGGTGGAATTTTAACCAACGATCAGGATTTATTTTTTCGCCTAGTTCAATCTGGTAGAGATACTTTTAACTGCGTCATTTGTTGCGGTTCTTCTTTCATCATGCGCCGTCACGCCGTGGAGAAAGTTGGTGGTATTCCTACCGAAACTCTTTGCGAAGATCTTTTAACTTCAGTCAAACTTCAAGCAGCAAAATACAAGGTTTTATATTTAAATGAAGCCTTGTCTGCTGGTGCTTCAGCCGAAAATATTGGTGGCTACATCGATCAGCGGATTCGTTGGGGACAAGGAACGCTACAAACTCTATTTTGTTCCCTTAATCCTTTAACCATGCCAGGGCTGAATTTAGTTCAACGCTGCTTTTATGCTATTGGAATCTTAGGCTGGTTGCTAACAGGTTTGCAGATATTTTCCTTGCTCGTACCTTTAGGATTTCTCTTATTAGGATTGATGCCGTTAAAAGCGGAAATGGATGAATTGCTTTTCTTTTGGCTACCTTATTATTTAATCAATCTCACCGTATTTGCTTGGTTAAATGGTAGCAAGCGATCGTCTTTGTGGGCTGATGTTTACGCCAACATCACCTGCTTTCCTTTGGCATTAATGACTGTTAAAACACTAATGAATCCGTTTGGAAAAGGTTTTAAAGTCACGCCTAAAGGTGTAGATGCTAGTGGGGTAGCTGTAAATTGGCAAGTTGCTTATCCGCTCATTTTCACTCTAGGATTGTATGTTATTGCCCTCGCCGTGCATTTATTTGGTTTGCAGTGGGAAGGTAAACCAGTCAGTCCAGGGTTTAGTATTTTTTGGGGAATTTATAATGCTTGCGTGTTAGCGATCGCCATTCAAGTTGCGATCGACGTTCCCCAAGAAGTTTTGTCTATTAGTTTTCCGCATCAACTTTCTTGTCAGTTAATTTTAGGCGATCGCATTATTGATGGTCATACGGTTGAAATATCACAGAAAGGGGCAAAAATTCAGCTTGACTCATTTCCGACAAATTATCCTTCAGACACAGTTAGCCAAATTGATATTCCATTTCTGGAACTGAAAACATTAGCTCTAATTTGCCTTCCCAGCCGTACAGCCAAAAATGGCACGAAAATAGAAATAGAATTCGTGAGTTTGACCTTAGAACAAGAGCGCCGACTGATAGAATTTCTTTTCTGTCGCCCCGGTCAATGGCAAGAGACTCCCGTAAGTGAATTCAAATCTTTTTGGGCGTTGATTACCTCTGTCTTTCGTTTATATCCCTTAGCTGAAACTCAGAGAGTTAATAGCAACGCTATAACCACATTAATTAAGTCGTAAGTCGTAAGTCGTAAGTAGGGTGGGCATTGCCTACCTTACACCTGCTTCGTAAAACAAAGCAAAGAAATAGCAACACAAAAATTTGTGACTTGTGAATAATGATTCAACTCAAAAAAATTGCCAACTTCAAATTGAGAAAGAAATCTTTTCTACAATTCTGGGCGATCGCCTGCCTTATTTTTCTGCTTTCCCTAAGTCAATTAACCCCCACATTAGCAGCTACAGATAATTCGCTGTTTGGCGTTTATTACGGCAACAACGGCTTTCAAATGGCGCAAGTTCAAGCTCTAGAAACCTGGCAGGGTAAGAAAAATACTGTAATTAACCTATTCACGACTTGGTGTGACAAAAGCACTGTCATGGATAATCTATTCAACGACCAACTCTTAAATATTTGGAACAATCAAAACGTTCCGATGATTACTTGGGAACCGTTTTCTTGTCCCGTTTCCTCCAATCCAACTGATGCTGAGTTACGCAGCATTACTCCAGGTGACATCGAGATCCGCGCCGCCTATGGCGAGTATGACACTTACTTCCACAACTGGGCAGACCGGATGAAGGTATTTTTAAGCGGTTCCGATGGCATATACAATACCAATGACGATCGCCGCGCTTACATTCGCTTTGCTCACGAAATGAATGGCAACTGGTATCCTTGGAGTCCAGTCTCAGGGGAAGGTGGTAATCCTGCTAGCGATTATATTCTCATGTGGCAGCGCGTCAAAAGCTTATTTTTCAACAAGGGGATGGAGTGGACGCATCTGCAATGGGTTTGGTGTGTCAACTATAACGATTACCAGGGATACAATGCTGAGGCTTTATACCCTGGCGATGCTTATGTAGACTGGATATCGATTAGCGGCTATAACTGGGGTGCAAGTCAAACTTGGTCGCCTTGGATAACTCCAGAACAGACATTTGGCAATATGCTCGGTCGCTTACGGGCTTTATCGACCAGACCGATCTCCATCACCGAGGTAGCCAGCACTCCAGCCACGCCCAACGGTATTAGTACAGACGCTAAAGCATTGTGGATTACCAACTTCTATAAATACGTTCTGGCGAACGATATCAAGATGGTTGTCTGGTTTAATTTTTCCAAAGAAACTGACTGGTCGGTGTTTGGTGGTCCCAGTGGCGATAGCTATTTCGATTACTACTACAACAGGTATAACGCTTACTCTAGCTACAAGAATGCGATTAGCGCTGATGCGTTTGTTCCTTCAGATCCGAATAATCCCCGTTTATTGACGGATGCGAAGTTTGCGGGATATTAACAATCGGGAGTCGTAGGGGCGGGTTTTTTGCAGATCTGTGCGCACAACCAACAGTTTCGCGATTAAACCCGCCCGTACAGGAAATTGGCAGTCGGTAGGGGCGGGTTTTGCAGAAAAAGGGCGTAAAGCAACATGACATTCCGAAGAAAGAAGAATTTCATGCGATCGCTGGCTCGTCAACTCGTGTCAGCCAGGACTTACTTTTTCTGTCTGACGATCGCCCTTTTCATTTGCTGTCTCCCCCTGCAAGCCACTACCAATAAACCGCTATTAGGCGTGTATTACGGTGACAATGGCTGGGAAATGGAGCGGGTGCAAGCAATGGAAAAATGGCAGGGTAAGCAACATACAACGATCGCGCTGTTTGCTAACTGGTGCGATTCTACTACCGCTCTGGATAACTTATTTAGACAACAACTGGTCAAAATTTGGGGCGATCGCCACATACCCGCGATTGCGTGGGAACCATTTTCTTGCAATGCTTCCGCCACTCCCAGCGATATTGAAGTAAAAATTGCCAATGGCGATTTCGACTCATACATAAATCGATGGGCAGACAGGATGAAAACCTTTCTCAGCGGTGCAGACGGCATTTATAATACTCAGGACGATCGCCGCGCTTACATTCGTCTCGCTCACGAAATGAATGGCAACTGGTATCCTTGGAGTGCAGCTCAAGGCACAAATCAACCGGCTGATTATATCCGCATGTGGCAACATGTCAAAAGTTTATTTTCCAACAAAGGTATGGAACGCACGCATTTGCAATGGATCTGGTGCGTTAATGCTACAGATGTGGGTAACTATCAAGCCGAGTCGTTTTATCCGGGTGACAATTACGTAGATTGGGTAGGAATTGACGGCTACAACTGGGGTAAAACTCAAACATGGTCTCAGTGGCAAGATCCAGAACTAGTGTTCGGCAATATGCTCCGCCGCTTGCGTCACCTCACATCGAAACCTGTAGCGATTGGTGAGGTGGCGACTACGACATCTACCACTGCTGGTAATAGAATCTCGGAGAAATCCCGGTGGATTACCAATGTCTTTAATTATGCTCAAAGCCACAATATCAAAGCGATCGCGTGGTTCAATCAAGACAAAGAAACAGATTGGGCTGTTTTTGGTGGCGATCGCGGCGACAGTACATTTGTAGATAATGGCAAAACTTACAAAACTTATTCTGCCTACAAGTTAGCTATTCGCGATCGCAGTTGGATCTCTGCTAATACAAAAAATCCCCGCCTGATCGCAGATGCAGAGTTTGCTGGTTTGTAATATGGGAAGGCAGAGAGCAGAAAACAGCAATTAGGGATGACCACCGCCAGAATCATCCCCACACGTCAAGCAATATTAATGTTTCAATTCTTCAGCTGCATCAAAAGCTTTAGTCTTTACCAGTAACTGATTCCAAAGCATTTTTCAGTTTGTCTTCTACTGAGGTTGCTTTAGCATTTTCTGGACGACTCATCTTGTTTAAGTCAGCAGCTCCTTGAACTTCATTCAGCCCTTCTTGAGCCTTGGTTTGTGTTTCTTTACGGGAGTAAGGATCTTTGATGACTGCTTCTTGAGCTTCTTTCTCAATGCCTCTTAGCTGAGCTTCACCTTGTTGGGGAGCAGTGGGGCTACCACCGGGGTTGACAGGAGCGCTGAAAGCGGGAAGCGCTTGAGAGAATACTAGCAACGCGCTAACACAGATAGCAAATAAAATGCGAACTGGGCGCAACGCAGATAAATTGAATCGAACAGAGCGCATACTTGTTTCTCCTGCGATCGACAATTGTAATAACAAACTTGTAATTTATGGCTACGTTTCGCTGAAATTCAGCAAAATTCGGAACCAACCTTCTTTATTTAGCGCTAATCTTTGATTTAGTTACATCTACATCAGGATAGATATATTTAATACTAATCACAGACGAGAAATTCAATCTTTGGTAATAATGGATCGCGCACGATACCGACACCAATAAAATTCCAACGCTTCAATAACGCTCCTAGTTGAGTACCAGGAATAGACTCAATGCCAAATTGGTCAGCTACACCAGCACCATGAGTATTCAGATAAGTCAATGCCTCAAAATATTCGCTGAATAGTAACAAATAGCCTGCATTTTCATCAGCTACATCGCGATTTACCCGGGCAACTAAATAGCGACCGTCAGCCTTGGAACGTGCAATGTAGTAGATTTGGGACAACATGAATCAGAAGTCGTAAGTTGTAAGTCGTAAGTCGTAAGTGATTGGCGATTTGTGGTTGGTTGACGGTTGACGGTTGACGGTTGACAGTTGACGGTTGACGGTTGACGGTAGTTAGTAGTTGGTAGTTGTTGGTTAACTGGTCACTGATAACTGATAACTGGTCACCGATCGCTGGTCACTGATAACTGATAACTGATAACTGTTTAGGGGTTCTCTAACTTGATCCGGGGATCGGCGACTTTGAGTAGCAGGTCGGCAATTAAGTTACCAACAATTAACATTACGGCTCCCATGACCAAGCTTGCCATGACGAGATACAAATCTTGAGCTAAGACTGCTTGCAAAATTAAGCGCCCTAATCCGGGCCAGTTGAAGAAGAATTCGGCAATAAATGCACCGCTTAATAAACCAGCTAGTTCAAATCCTAAGATGGTGATTAGGGGGTTGATGGCGTTACGCAGGGCGTGGACGTAGATCACGCGGTTTTCTGGTAGTCCCTTGGCGCGGGCAGTTTGAATGTAATCTTGACGGAGTACGTCGAGAAGTTCGCCACGGGCGATCCGTTGCAAGCCTGCAAAGCTGGTAATACTTAAAGCTATGGTAGGTAAAATCATGTGCCAGCCAACATCGAGAATTTTACCTAGAGGTGTGAGATCGGCGTGGTTGATACTCGTCATGTCTCCAACGGGAAAGAGGGGAGAGACGTTTTGAGCGAAGATGAGGAGTAACAAGGCAGTGATGAAGCTGGGAAATCCCTGTCCGGTGTAACTGATAACTTGTAAAACGCGATCGCTCCACTGATTTTGCTTCACGGCGGCGACAATTCCTAAAGGAATGGCGATCGCCCAGGTGACAATTAAAGATGAAATTGCTAGTAGTAAGGTGGCTCCAACCCGCTCCCACAGCAAGGAAGACACGGAACGCTGATAGACGAAACTCGTACCAAAATCACCTTGAGTTACGATCCGCCACAACCACCGGAAATATTGCTCGATCCAAGGACGGTCTAATCCAAACTGTTGTCGCAGTTGCTCGATCCGTTCGGGCGAGATTTTGGGGTTTTGCCGCAGGGTATCCAAATAATCCCCAGGAGCAAGTTGAATAATAAAGAATGACAATGCAGATGCTAGTAATAATGTCAAGAGGGCTTGGGCTAGCCGCTTGATAATATAAATAAATGTTTCGCTTGAGGCTAACCCCGTCAGCCACTGCTGACCAGATGTTAATGAAAGTTTACTAGAAG contains:
- a CDS encoding HlyD family secretion protein, whose translation is MAESQAHLRNCRSRQNTTNFTLEPKRSRRCCAQTGSSTKKSERIANHHQEDLMSLSPEIASARKPETEISRVWMFKMLRLGFIVSVGSVAATFVWKNYTQVESRQAFVNAEIIDVRNPIAGNLMLDSLQPGQWLTAGKAIGRVENLRQVAELEIKQQELKSRLQVTQQKQQGIQQQIRDRRRQLAQFASEVAAQKQLDGMFAQQQVEAAQSELDRVTVAAQTAKVDRDRAQELLEAGIVPPATAEKDFLRYEQAQAEEKKAQALLAQAQQRLRAAQAGLQIDGSRTLSYSEIRQREINTEIADLQRQAAQMRVEARTTELELAKLIQQTRLNKVVVISAPTTGAVWSVDAKGGEYLASSTPVLRVLNCQNRWVDAFFSEDSTKNLTPGMAVQVRLVGGGDRFIPGKIESLRSGSGRVATGYDVAVPPPESTQKQVAVRINLDWSAAPNAVNFCDVGRSAEVRFPKRLTL
- a CDS encoding glycosyltransferase — protein: MRFRTSWYNHTERVLIVIALILVGIWSIQQLNWLDLMAELLNFWQWGQASFSNVVSSLHVLLFPSVLGVAAATIAIHAFPSFPPVWVRVAVSSIVVLLGLRYLTWRLFITLNFSDFWNGSLSLLFLAIDIAGFVVCVASLCHMSFITNRSPQADRLSKAVIAGTYCPWVDVWIPTYNEPVELLRRTIIGCQAMDYANKRVYLLDDKRRPAMRSLAEELGCVYLCRPDNRHAKAGNLNHAMKQTQGELIVSFDADFIPTREFLTRTVGFFQDPQVALVQTPQTFYNGDPIKHNLGLGGILTNDQDLFFRLVQSGRDTFNCVICCGSSFIMRRHAVEKVGGIPTETLCEDLLTSVKLQAAKYKVLYLNEALSAGASAENIGGYIDQRIRWGQGTLQTLFCSLNPLTMPGLNLVQRCFYAIGILGWLLTGLQIFSLLVPLGFLLLGLMPLKAEMDELLFFWLPYYLINLTVFAWLNGSKRSSLWADVYANITCFPLALMTVKTLMNPFGKGFKVTPKGVDASGVAVNWQVAYPLIFTLGLYVIALAVHLFGLQWEGKPVSPGFSIFWGIYNACVLAIAIQVAIDVPQEVLSISFPHQLSCQLILGDRIIDGHTVEISQKGAKIQLDSFPTNYPSDTVSQIDIPFLELKTLALICLPSRTAKNGTKIEIEFVSLTLEQERRLIEFLFCRPGQWQETPVSEFKSFWALITSVFRLYPLAETQRVNSNAITTLIKS
- a CDS encoding glycoside hydrolase family 26 protein, which produces MIQLKKIANFKLRKKSFLQFWAIACLIFLLSLSQLTPTLAATDNSLFGVYYGNNGFQMAQVQALETWQGKKNTVINLFTTWCDKSTVMDNLFNDQLLNIWNNQNVPMITWEPFSCPVSSNPTDAELRSITPGDIEIRAAYGEYDTYFHNWADRMKVFLSGSDGIYNTNDDRRAYIRFAHEMNGNWYPWSPVSGEGGNPASDYILMWQRVKSLFFNKGMEWTHLQWVWCVNYNDYQGYNAEALYPGDAYVDWISISGYNWGASQTWSPWITPEQTFGNMLGRLRALSTRPISITEVASTPATPNGISTDAKALWITNFYKYVLANDIKMVVWFNFSKETDWSVFGGPSGDSYFDYYYNRYNAYSSYKNAISADAFVPSDPNNPRLLTDAKFAGY
- a CDS encoding glycoside hydrolase family 26 protein; amino-acid sequence: MTFRRKKNFMRSLARQLVSARTYFFCLTIALFICCLPLQATTNKPLLGVYYGDNGWEMERVQAMEKWQGKQHTTIALFANWCDSTTALDNLFRQQLVKIWGDRHIPAIAWEPFSCNASATPSDIEVKIANGDFDSYINRWADRMKTFLSGADGIYNTQDDRRAYIRLAHEMNGNWYPWSAAQGTNQPADYIRMWQHVKSLFSNKGMERTHLQWIWCVNATDVGNYQAESFYPGDNYVDWVGIDGYNWGKTQTWSQWQDPELVFGNMLRRLRHLTSKPVAIGEVATTTSTTAGNRISEKSRWITNVFNYAQSHNIKAIAWFNQDKETDWAVFGGDRGDSTFVDNGKTYKTYSAYKLAIRDRSWISANTKNPRLIADAEFAGL
- a CDS encoding ABC transporter permease, with protein sequence MASSKLSLTSGQQWLTGLASSETFIYIIKRLAQALLTLLLASALSFFIIQLAPGDYLDTLRQNPKISPERIEQLRQQFGLDRPWIEQYFRWLWRIVTQGDFGTSFVYQRSVSSLLWERVGATLLLAISSLIVTWAIAIPLGIVAAVKQNQWSDRVLQVISYTGQGFPSFITALLLLIFAQNVSPLFPVGDMTSINHADLTPLGKILDVGWHMILPTIALSITSFAGLQRIARGELLDVLRQDYIQTARAKGLPENRVIYVHALRNAINPLITILGFELAGLLSGAFIAEFFFNWPGLGRLILQAVLAQDLYLVMASLVMGAVMLIVGNLIADLLLKVADPRIKLENP